From Weissella confusa, a single genomic window includes:
- a CDS encoding PD-(D/E)XK nuclease family protein, translated as MALELLFGRASADHELALLERVQKVLAADEQAEIFYVVPNHIKFETEIQVLSRLAELENRHGAAVAVPNVQVFSLSRLAWYYMQDDPIYRQANLSATGMTMLVQALLREHQDDLVLYGSLLTKQGFISQFASQILELKQAGLTWPEVREMAENLSGQGTLQMKLQDLALIGEALDQELANRGQYLNSELLTALRVYLATEKTDTSHHYYFINGYSQMTTPERGVVEALIERAGGVAIALPADDGAASVSDVTLSENDLFYRPKRLARQLRDFAVAHDVPVTANTVTAQRPISDTIAAIESFWIDYEQRGIQQQTQAAPLPDFDVWQATTRYQEVEQMARMIRQEVASGKRRYRDFMLMTRDLGQYENILPAVFARYEIPVFMDLDRPMGAHPLVAFLDKLFRLEPAYTISDVMGLLKTELLLPEDVALADYREALAETENYALAKNLPGWRWTDDTPWQFDRNVADSDDEVVREHVAAKDAQLALIHNQISQVVAPFLSRLAEAKDAREMARELYGFLTQIGIQQRLIAWRDAAIEAGDLWAAQQPEQVWRTFIGVLDDFVAVFDHTEMTVETLQELLQAAFESAKYTGIPATMDQVRVSESGIVQRQGYHTVIVFGATSVNLPATTRTKALLHDGDRELLQDKLPEHVFLRETSEQQMAQESLLMYSAMMTAATRMIWLYATSDGEGSQQASTYVSRLVRQFHQPVHEFKALPDPHAMDVHEYVGTVASTLAHLVVVNRQAENQKQDRQSAELSGAWQGLQAQIKQLAPAQAARVMGGLTYENRPSQIMAPLMSQLFGNDLKASISRLENYAKNPFEFFLQYGLRLQERQVLQLTPAEKGTLMHTILERLFTELIRENKTLSEFTDSELRLLEQNILHGLLQSGDATFDIFTSSARMQFLTQRLAEQVHDTVQNMKRGQLIDGGVHTLGVEAGFGLPQSKLKPVQYELPIGRVTVRGKVDRYDLVETPAGNFLTIVDYKSGKRVFDYTQAYAGLELQLMTYWTAMLTNADVLPTSEMGGAVFWSLQNPWIKATDISGASLAELQEEADKAAASQGAYRGVLRDNEAYIERLEGVEGVKTPFALKRLKSGGFAKTADVVTEDNLNTLLQFNEAKIRQIATNILAGQFPLLPFRDGPNKTGMMYTAYKPVMMFDAMMGNEYRNIKKLKADDALKAMQNLIKGDEDEEEGGED; from the coding sequence ATGGCTTTAGAATTGTTGTTTGGTCGCGCAAGTGCCGACCATGAATTAGCGCTATTGGAGCGTGTGCAGAAGGTCTTGGCAGCCGATGAGCAAGCCGAGATTTTTTATGTGGTACCGAACCACATTAAGTTTGAAACAGAAATCCAAGTGCTGAGTCGTTTGGCTGAGCTGGAAAATCGTCACGGGGCCGCAGTGGCTGTGCCGAACGTTCAAGTCTTTTCATTGAGCCGTTTAGCTTGGTACTACATGCAAGATGACCCAATTTATCGCCAAGCCAATTTGTCAGCGACTGGTATGACGATGTTGGTACAAGCTTTGCTACGTGAACACCAAGATGACTTGGTGCTGTACGGCAGTTTGTTGACCAAGCAAGGATTTATCAGTCAATTTGCGAGTCAGATTCTTGAACTAAAGCAAGCCGGTTTAACGTGGCCAGAAGTACGCGAGATGGCTGAAAACCTATCAGGCCAAGGCACATTGCAAATGAAGTTGCAGGACTTGGCCTTGATTGGTGAAGCGTTGGATCAAGAGTTGGCCAACCGGGGTCAATATTTGAACAGTGAATTATTGACGGCCTTGCGCGTTTATTTGGCGACGGAAAAGACTGATACATCGCACCATTACTACTTTATTAATGGGTATTCACAAATGACGACACCAGAACGCGGGGTTGTTGAGGCACTGATTGAACGCGCAGGTGGTGTAGCGATTGCGCTGCCAGCTGACGACGGAGCAGCCAGTGTCTCAGATGTGACGTTGTCAGAAAATGACTTATTCTACCGACCTAAGCGTTTAGCACGCCAATTGCGTGATTTTGCAGTGGCACATGATGTCCCAGTGACGGCGAATACCGTGACGGCACAACGTCCAATTAGCGATACGATTGCGGCCATTGAGTCATTCTGGATTGATTACGAACAACGTGGCATTCAGCAACAAACGCAGGCAGCACCATTGCCTGATTTTGATGTGTGGCAAGCGACGACGCGTTATCAAGAAGTTGAGCAAATGGCCCGTATGATTCGCCAAGAAGTGGCTAGTGGTAAGCGCCGTTATCGTGATTTCATGTTGATGACGCGTGACTTGGGGCAATATGAGAATATCTTGCCAGCGGTGTTTGCTCGTTATGAAATTCCAGTCTTTATGGACTTGGATCGACCAATGGGAGCCCACCCGCTTGTTGCCTTTTTGGATAAGCTATTCCGTTTGGAACCGGCCTACACCATTTCAGATGTGATGGGATTATTGAAGACGGAGTTGCTGTTGCCTGAAGATGTCGCTTTGGCTGACTATCGTGAGGCGTTGGCGGAAACGGAAAACTATGCGTTGGCTAAGAATTTGCCAGGCTGGCGTTGGACGGATGATACGCCATGGCAGTTTGACCGCAACGTGGCTGACTCAGATGACGAAGTGGTCCGCGAACACGTAGCGGCTAAGGATGCCCAATTGGCGTTGATTCATAATCAAATCAGTCAGGTGGTGGCACCGTTTTTGTCACGTCTAGCGGAAGCCAAAGATGCTCGTGAGATGGCTCGTGAGTTATACGGCTTTTTGACACAAATTGGCATTCAACAACGTTTGATTGCCTGGCGTGATGCCGCAATTGAAGCAGGTGATTTGTGGGCTGCCCAACAACCAGAGCAAGTTTGGCGCACGTTTATTGGCGTGCTGGATGACTTCGTAGCGGTGTTTGATCACACTGAAATGACGGTTGAAACGTTGCAAGAATTGCTCCAGGCCGCATTTGAAAGCGCTAAGTACACGGGCATTCCAGCGACAATGGACCAAGTGCGTGTGTCTGAAAGTGGAATCGTGCAACGTCAGGGGTATCACACAGTGATTGTGTTTGGGGCAACCAGTGTTAATTTGCCGGCAACAACCCGTACAAAGGCGTTGCTACATGATGGTGACCGTGAATTATTGCAAGATAAGTTGCCGGAACATGTGTTCTTGCGCGAAACGTCTGAGCAACAAATGGCCCAAGAATCATTGCTGATGTACAGCGCGATGATGACGGCAGCGACCCGCATGATTTGGTTGTACGCAACAAGTGATGGCGAAGGTAGTCAACAAGCGTCAACGTACGTGTCCCGTTTGGTGCGTCAATTCCATCAACCAGTGCATGAGTTTAAGGCATTGCCTGATCCACATGCGATGGATGTCCACGAATACGTTGGAACGGTTGCAAGTACGCTCGCACACTTGGTGGTTGTGAACCGTCAGGCGGAGAACCAAAAGCAGGACCGTCAGTCAGCTGAACTGAGTGGTGCTTGGCAAGGTTTGCAAGCGCAAATTAAGCAACTGGCACCGGCGCAGGCTGCCCGTGTGATGGGTGGTTTGACGTATGAAAACCGACCAAGCCAAATCATGGCACCACTGATGAGCCAACTATTCGGTAATGACCTGAAAGCCTCAATTTCACGTCTCGAGAACTATGCGAAGAATCCATTTGAGTTCTTCTTGCAATACGGTCTGCGTTTGCAAGAGCGTCAGGTGTTACAACTAACACCGGCTGAAAAGGGAACATTGATGCACACGATTCTGGAGCGTTTGTTCACTGAATTAATTCGTGAGAACAAGACGTTGAGTGAATTCACTGATTCAGAATTGCGCCTGTTGGAGCAAAATATTCTGCATGGTTTGCTTCAAAGTGGGGATGCCACATTTGATATCTTCACGAGTTCAGCCCGTATGCAATTCTTGACGCAACGTTTGGCAGAACAAGTGCACGATACGGTTCAGAACATGAAGCGTGGCCAATTAATTGACGGTGGGGTGCATACACTTGGCGTCGAAGCAGGTTTCGGTTTGCCACAGAGCAAGCTGAAGCCGGTGCAATATGAGTTGCCAATTGGTCGCGTGACGGTCCGCGGAAAAGTGGATCGTTATGACTTGGTGGAAACGCCAGCCGGTAACTTCTTAACGATTGTCGATTACAAGTCTGGTAAGCGTGTCTTTGATTACACGCAAGCCTATGCTGGTTTGGAATTGCAATTGATGACGTACTGGACCGCAATGTTGACCAATGCGGATGTACTACCAACCAGTGAAATGGGCGGGGCAGTGTTCTGGTCACTTCAAAACCCATGGATTAAGGCCACGGATATTTCAGGTGCTTCGTTGGCTGAATTGCAGGAAGAAGCTGATAAAGCAGCCGCAAGCCAAGGTGCTTACCGTGGTGTCCTTCGTGACAATGAAGCTTACATTGAGCGCCTTGAAGGTGTCGAGGGTGTGAAGACGCCATTTGCCTTAAAGCGTTTGAAGAGTGGTGGCTTTGCCAAGACAGCGGATGTTGTGACGGAAGACAACTTGAACACGTTGCTGCAATTTAATGAAGCCAAAATCCGCCAAATTGCGACCAACATTTTGGCCGGACAATTCCCACTATTGCCATTCCGTGATGGGCCAAATAAGACCGGTATGATGTACACGGCTTACAAGCCAGTCATGATGTTTGATGCCATGATGGGTAATGAATACCGTAATATTAAAAAGCTCAAGGCAGACGATGCCTTAAAGGCGATGCAAAATCTGATTAAGGGCGACGAAGATGAAGAAGAGGGGGGAGAAGACTAA
- the addA gene encoding helicase-exonuclease AddAB subunit AddA, producing MNFTTSQEAAITTTGQNILVSASAGSGKTRVLVERVIRRLLAGENVNTFLIVTFTEAAAAEMKERLEGAIRGALAESEGEQRQHLLKQLRLLNVANISTLHAFALRLIEQYHYTIDLDPQFRLSDDAERTLLMMEVYGDLLEQRYAEDPDQTFAKFAAQFASGSTDDRTLQESVFTLFNFAMARPDTTAWLESLADDYEIGDDFASSNFFKTQLLPTLQSEMLAINDQITQLVNQAPDTMDEPPAVNRLLNIRNDADAYGRLMTLLQDTPTSWDDLRQAFASVTLMGWGKGEDGKGKNFTSKHDPELKAAWEPIKAQREQIKERFEKLQENYFALDAAGMQLAIGGAGEVITQLVDFTQAFREAFLTEKLRRKVLDFNDLEHFALQIVSQPAVAAELQARYNEVMVDEYQDTNQLQEAILSQIATGDNTFQVGDIKQSIYKFRQADPTLFGHKLTTYPKTDGNTVITLQENFRSQPNVTDYINYIFAQIMSEQLGDVEYAGEAELVAGADYYPADLPKEAQMMVYLDQDDADDAEEDEPDVKNEYGFTKATGQIRMMALKIKELMDTKFEIFDRKAGEKRPVRYSDMTVLVPTKNQNLDVLDIFREMDIPIVVNGAENYFQTTEISVMMSLLQVIDNPHQDIPLAAVLRSPLYGIDENGLALIRTQAMDDDFFTAVKALANNPLTISVEGVSVELVNETIAAVQRFLADLETFRTLAVQNQIVDLLWQIYNTTGWLDYVGGLPSGPQRQANLHALYERAAMYQKSSFVGLYQFINYVTQLQTQDKDLGEADANVASDSVSLMTIHRSKGLEFPIVFVLNSTRKMISQRETMGDVLLDAQAGAGMDYVDLDHHLKLPTPQREFVKDARIRGAFAEQLRVLYVALTRAEQHLFMVGSYSSVKALWSKWSLAENGSDWMLPDWVRLSGKSFMDLTGMALMRHPQAPALQEALGRYDEDDVVDFSEIRAKAPKKPFSFGLEIVDSADLRSALDAYQAVATPQAAVATEANAPVVANTDWHQVLNFDYGFEEATRATAYQSVSEIKRLFEDPDLQAGRGPIDARLDVADMSGLRLTDETLPEPEFMQEAETRISSAAIGTATHLVLQRVDLQHGAPSRDDLRELVADLTTQGLIEERVAPLISLAKIERFFAEMPLGKQMVMHADSLEREVQFSLLLDASRLYKGFQGDEKVLVHGIIDGYFEVDGEVWLFDYKTDRVTPEDAAETLTSRYSGQLNIYAQALVAMGKPMPRRFIYAFSAEKIITLD from the coding sequence ATGAATTTTACAACGTCACAAGAAGCGGCCATTACCACAACTGGCCAAAACATCTTGGTGTCTGCTTCCGCTGGTTCAGGAAAAACGCGTGTCCTGGTTGAACGTGTGATTCGACGCTTGCTGGCGGGCGAAAACGTGAATACGTTTTTGATCGTAACGTTTACTGAAGCGGCTGCGGCTGAAATGAAGGAACGTCTTGAGGGCGCAATTCGCGGCGCGCTAGCTGAGTCTGAAGGTGAGCAACGTCAGCATTTGTTGAAGCAACTACGTCTATTGAACGTTGCTAACATTTCAACATTGCACGCGTTTGCGTTGCGCTTGATTGAGCAATATCACTACACGATTGATTTGGATCCACAATTCCGTTTGTCTGATGATGCCGAGCGCACGTTGTTGATGATGGAAGTCTATGGTGACTTGCTTGAGCAACGTTATGCTGAGGACCCAGATCAAACGTTTGCGAAGTTTGCGGCCCAATTCGCATCAGGGTCAACTGACGACCGCACACTGCAAGAATCAGTTTTCACCTTGTTTAACTTTGCGATGGCACGACCAGATACAACGGCGTGGTTGGAAAGTTTGGCAGATGATTATGAGATTGGGGATGATTTTGCATCATCTAATTTCTTTAAGACGCAATTATTGCCAACGTTGCAAAGTGAGATGTTGGCCATTAATGACCAAATCACACAGTTGGTTAATCAAGCACCGGATACGATGGATGAACCACCGGCCGTTAATCGTTTGCTAAACATTCGAAACGATGCGGATGCATATGGTCGTTTGATGACGCTCTTGCAAGATACGCCAACTAGTTGGGATGATTTGCGTCAGGCGTTTGCATCAGTGACCTTGATGGGATGGGGTAAAGGTGAAGATGGAAAGGGTAAGAACTTTACGTCAAAGCATGACCCAGAACTAAAGGCGGCTTGGGAACCAATTAAGGCCCAACGTGAGCAAATCAAAGAACGTTTCGAGAAGCTGCAAGAAAACTACTTTGCTTTGGATGCTGCCGGTATGCAACTTGCCATCGGCGGGGCTGGTGAAGTAATCACGCAATTGGTTGATTTCACGCAAGCTTTCCGCGAGGCGTTCTTGACCGAGAAGCTTCGTCGCAAGGTGCTGGATTTTAACGACTTGGAACACTTTGCGTTGCAAATCGTTAGCCAACCTGCGGTAGCTGCGGAACTACAAGCGCGCTACAACGAAGTCATGGTCGATGAGTATCAAGACACGAACCAACTGCAAGAAGCGATTTTGTCACAAATTGCGACTGGTGATAACACTTTCCAAGTGGGTGACATTAAGCAATCGATCTATAAGTTCCGTCAAGCTGATCCAACGTTGTTCGGTCACAAACTGACAACGTATCCCAAGACTGACGGCAACACTGTGATTACGTTGCAGGAAAATTTCCGTTCACAGCCGAATGTGACTGACTACATCAATTACATTTTTGCGCAGATTATGAGTGAACAATTGGGTGACGTGGAGTATGCCGGTGAGGCCGAATTGGTTGCGGGGGCGGATTACTATCCGGCTGACCTGCCCAAGGAAGCTCAAATGATGGTGTACTTGGATCAAGATGATGCCGACGACGCTGAAGAAGATGAGCCAGATGTGAAGAACGAGTATGGTTTCACGAAGGCGACTGGCCAAATTCGGATGATGGCATTGAAGATTAAAGAATTGATGGATACGAAGTTCGAAATCTTTGATCGTAAAGCGGGCGAGAAGCGTCCGGTTCGCTATAGCGATATGACTGTTTTGGTGCCAACTAAGAATCAAAACTTGGATGTGTTGGACATTTTCCGTGAGATGGATATTCCGATTGTGGTGAATGGGGCGGAAAACTATTTCCAAACGACTGAAATTTCAGTCATGATGAGTTTATTGCAAGTGATTGATAATCCGCATCAAGATATTCCGTTGGCAGCGGTTCTTCGTTCACCGTTGTATGGCATTGATGAAAATGGGCTCGCGTTGATTCGCACCCAAGCGATGGATGATGATTTCTTTACGGCTGTGAAGGCACTAGCCAATAACCCGCTCACAATTTCGGTTGAAGGCGTTTCAGTTGAATTGGTTAACGAAACAATTGCTGCGGTGCAACGTTTCTTGGCTGATTTGGAGACGTTCCGTACGCTGGCCGTTCAGAATCAAATTGTTGATTTGCTTTGGCAGATTTACAACACGACGGGGTGGCTGGATTACGTTGGTGGCTTGCCATCAGGTCCACAACGTCAAGCAAACTTGCACGCCTTATATGAACGCGCTGCGATGTACCAAAAGAGTAGCTTTGTTGGGTTGTACCAGTTTATTAACTACGTGACGCAGTTACAAACGCAGGACAAAGACTTGGGTGAAGCCGATGCCAACGTGGCGAGTGATAGCGTCTCATTAATGACGATTCACCGTTCAAAGGGGTTGGAATTCCCGATCGTCTTTGTGTTGAACAGTACGCGTAAGATGATTAGCCAACGCGAAACGATGGGGGATGTCCTGTTGGATGCCCAAGCGGGGGCTGGTATGGATTACGTGGATTTGGATCACCATTTGAAGTTGCCAACACCACAACGCGAATTCGTGAAGGATGCCCGTATCCGCGGGGCCTTTGCCGAGCAATTGCGTGTGCTATATGTGGCCTTAACGCGTGCCGAGCAGCACCTGTTTATGGTGGGCTCATACAGTAGCGTGAAGGCGCTATGGTCAAAGTGGTCGTTAGCTGAAAATGGGTCAGACTGGATGTTGCCAGACTGGGTGCGTCTATCTGGAAAGTCGTTTATGGATTTGACGGGGATGGCGTTAATGCGTCACCCACAAGCACCAGCGCTGCAAGAAGCATTGGGACGCTATGATGAAGACGATGTTGTTGATTTCAGCGAAATCCGTGCCAAGGCCCCTAAGAAGCCGTTTAGTTTTGGCCTTGAAATTGTGGATAGTGCTGATTTGCGTTCAGCGCTGGACGCGTATCAAGCGGTTGCCACACCACAAGCTGCCGTGGCGACGGAGGCGAATGCCCCCGTTGTCGCTAATACCGATTGGCACCAAGTCCTTAACTTTGATTACGGCTTTGAAGAAGCGACGCGTGCGACAGCTTATCAGTCAGTTTCTGAAATCAAGCGCTTGTTTGAAGATCCTGATTTGCAAGCGGGTCGTGGTCCAATTGATGCCCGCCTAGATGTGGCTGATATGAGTGGATTGCGTTTGACCGATGAAACGTTGCCGGAACCTGAGTTTATGCAGGAGGCGGAAACGCGCATTTCATCAGCTGCTATCGGTACGGCGACGCACTTGGTGTTGCAACGCGTTGATTTGCAACATGGTGCGCCATCGCGTGATGACTTGCGTGAACTGGTCGCTGATTTGACCACGCAAGGGTTGATTGAAGAACGCGTTGCACCGCTAATTTCATTGGCTAAGATTGAACGATTCTTTGCGGAAATGCCACTTGGGAAGCAAATGGTGATGCATGCTGATTCGTTGGAACGTGAAGTGCAATTCTCATTGCTCTTGGATGCTAGTCGCTTGTACAAGGGGTTCCAAGGGGATGAGAAGGTGTTGGTCCACGGAATTATTGACGGTTATTTTGAAGTTGACGGTGAGGTCTGGTTATTCGATTACAAGACCGATCGTGTCACACCAGAAGACGCAGCGGAAACGCTAACGAGTCGTTACTCTGGTCAATTAAACATCTATGCGCAAGCACTTGTTGCGATGGGCAAGCCAATGCCACGTCGTTTTATCTACGCATTTAGCGCTGAAAAGATTATTACATTGGATTAA
- the adhP gene encoding alcohol dehydrogenase AdhP yields MKAAVVRENLDGFVDLIDDWEPRALGFGEALVDVEYSGLCHTDLHVAAGDFGNPNEINPRPFRRVIGHEGVGIVTKLGEGASDYLKLGDRVSIAWFYDACGNCEYCNTGNETFCRKVRNAGFSVDGAMAQQVVVNAKYAVKVPEGLDPMEASSITCAGVTMYKSLKVGETKPGQWVSVVGAGGLGNLAIQYAHNVFGAHVVAVDGNPDKLAAAEKMGAELLINRKTEDVPAIIQEKVGGVHNAQVTAVNTQAFDQSIASLRPMGKLVAVALPKGDMQLNVVKTVLDGIEVKGSLVGTREDLKEAFQFGAEGKVKPIVTRADVRDINDVIEAMHNNQITGRMVFDFKSL; encoded by the coding sequence ATGAAAGCAGCTGTCGTACGTGAGAACCTAGACGGATTTGTAGACTTGATTGATGATTGGGAGCCACGCGCTTTGGGCTTTGGGGAAGCCTTGGTTGACGTTGAATATAGTGGTCTTTGCCACACGGATTTGCACGTTGCCGCGGGTGACTTTGGTAACCCAAACGAGATTAACCCACGTCCATTCCGCCGTGTTATTGGGCACGAAGGAGTTGGAATTGTCACGAAGCTTGGGGAAGGCGCTTCAGACTACTTGAAGCTTGGTGATCGTGTTTCAATCGCTTGGTTCTACGATGCATGTGGAAACTGTGAGTACTGCAACACTGGAAACGAAACGTTCTGCCGCAAGGTTCGTAACGCTGGTTTCTCAGTTGACGGTGCCATGGCCCAACAAGTTGTTGTAAATGCTAAGTATGCCGTTAAGGTACCAGAAGGTTTGGACCCAATGGAAGCCTCATCAATCACTTGTGCCGGTGTCACGATGTACAAGTCATTGAAGGTTGGTGAGACGAAGCCTGGTCAATGGGTTTCAGTTGTTGGTGCTGGTGGTCTAGGAAACTTGGCTATTCAATACGCCCACAACGTCTTCGGCGCTCACGTTGTTGCCGTTGATGGAAACCCAGACAAGTTGGCCGCTGCTGAAAAGATGGGTGCTGAGTTGTTGATCAACCGTAAGACGGAAGACGTACCAGCTATCATCCAAGAAAAGGTTGGTGGTGTACACAATGCCCAAGTTACGGCCGTTAACACGCAAGCCTTTGACCAATCAATCGCCTCACTACGTCCGATGGGTAAGTTGGTTGCTGTTGCTTTGCCAAAGGGTGACATGCAATTGAACGTTGTGAAGACTGTGTTGGATGGTATCGAAGTGAAGGGTTCATTGGTTGGAACGCGTGAAGACTTGAAGGAAGCCTTCCAATTCGGTGCTGAAGGCAAGGTTAAGCCAATCGTGACGCGTGCAGATGTACGTGACATTAACGATGTTATTGAGGCAATGCACAACAACCAAATCACGGGACGTATGGTCTTCGATTTCAAGAGTTTGTAA
- a CDS encoding MDR family MFS transporter, which translates to MSISSADGEVLKPKHVEIKAPILYITTLFQSTGASLIWPIATLYMHNVLHETMTMAGLVVMGLSIMMMIGSWVGGHLFDKWSPFKSIASAVALATTMLALLTFWHSWPVFAVFMLILGFADGIIYTLLNSYAATIQSLDSRRVFNMQYLFMNVGVVVGTAIVGFLFNHGVQYVFGGATIMYAIFFVLVLRHFNVKGMTAQASKEAAKAAKSNFKTPVLIYALLGLAFSLYMGYILWETVVATHMTDLGMTTQDYSFLWTLNGIVIIVGQGLLDRIIEKLPFRLTVLGGTALFAISFIFLMGAKTYPMFIFTFMILTIGEMFASPQMPAWIDDISDPNAKGRSQGMMTMAISLGRAVGPLYGGLMIDGGSYKALFGSMFGIMMLFVIFTFILDRAFRARKRRLNN; encoded by the coding sequence ATGTCAATCTCGTCAGCGGATGGCGAAGTGCTCAAACCGAAGCACGTAGAAATTAAGGCCCCAATTCTTTACATAACAACCCTCTTCCAGTCAACTGGTGCATCGCTAATTTGGCCTATCGCCACGTTATACATGCACAATGTGTTGCACGAGACGATGACCATGGCCGGCTTAGTCGTCATGGGACTATCAATCATGATGATGATTGGTAGCTGGGTTGGTGGACACCTATTTGATAAATGGAGTCCCTTCAAATCAATCGCCAGTGCCGTTGCCCTTGCAACAACGATGTTGGCCTTGCTAACGTTCTGGCACTCATGGCCGGTATTCGCAGTCTTTATGCTAATACTCGGTTTCGCCGATGGTATCATCTACACATTGTTAAATTCATACGCTGCTACAATTCAGTCATTGGATTCACGTCGTGTGTTTAACATGCAGTACCTGTTTATGAATGTCGGTGTCGTGGTTGGAACCGCAATTGTTGGTTTCCTATTCAATCATGGGGTGCAATACGTCTTCGGTGGCGCAACCATCATGTATGCGATTTTCTTCGTGTTAGTGCTACGTCACTTCAACGTGAAGGGCATGACCGCACAAGCCTCAAAGGAAGCTGCCAAGGCCGCCAAGAGCAACTTCAAGACACCGGTTTTGATTTATGCCTTGCTTGGTTTGGCATTCTCCCTTTATATGGGATACATTCTGTGGGAGACCGTCGTGGCAACGCACATGACCGACCTCGGCATGACGACACAAGACTATTCATTCCTATGGACATTGAATGGTATCGTCATCATTGTTGGACAAGGTTTACTGGATCGCATCATTGAAAAGTTGCCATTCCGACTAACCGTGCTTGGCGGAACCGCCTTATTCGCGATTTCATTCATCTTCTTGATGGGTGCCAAGACGTATCCAATGTTCATCTTCACCTTTATGATTTTGACCATCGGTGAGATGTTCGCAAGTCCACAGATGCCAGCTTGGATTGACGATATCAGTGATCCAAATGCTAAGGGGCGCTCACAAGGTATGATGACCATGGCGATTTCGCTTGGTCGTGCCGTTGGACCGCTATACGGTGGTTTGATGATTGACGGCGGTTCATACAAGGCCTTGTTCGGGTCAATGTTTGGTATCATGATGCTTTTCGTCATCTTCACCTTCATCCTCGACCGTGCCTTCCGCGCCCGCAAGCGTCGTTTAAATAATTAA
- the glpK gene encoding glycerol kinase GlpK: protein MAITRPEYILAIDQGTTGTRAVIFNHNARRVTSTAVQMTPIVPHTGWLEQRPMDIWRTAQTAIADALINAGIRGDEVKAIGIANQRETTIIWDRQTGQPIYNAISWSSTQSQSIADALNNAGHAEMIREKTGLPISAYFSATKIRWILDHVAGAQERAEAGELVFGTVDTWLLWQLTDGETHATDASNASRTMLYNIHTQAWDEELLQLFNIPASMLPTVHTSSEVIAQTNPMQFFGGRVPVASVIGDQNASLVGQLALEPGTIKNTYGAGAFLLMNTGKEPVASQNQLVTTIAYQVGDEPTYALEGSIFSAGSAVQWLHDRLGLIETQLDAWQLAEKSQNNDEVYVVPAFNGLGAPYWDPQARGAVFGMTRGTDKADFVKATLQSIAYQTADILAIMKAESKYDVVKMKADGTVSRNPYLMQFQADIANIEIERSIDEDTTPLGAAFLAGLAVGYWQNLSDLAQYIQRGRHFDVALPVERRDALLNGWHNAIAATRYFSEG from the coding sequence ATGGCCATTACACGACCTGAATACATTTTAGCGATTGATCAGGGAACGACGGGGACACGTGCAGTTATTTTCAATCACAATGCGCGTCGCGTGACATCAACAGCGGTGCAAATGACACCAATCGTCCCACACACTGGTTGGTTGGAACAACGTCCGATGGACATTTGGCGTACGGCGCAAACAGCCATTGCAGATGCGTTGATTAATGCTGGCATTCGTGGTGATGAGGTCAAGGCAATTGGGATTGCGAACCAACGTGAAACAACGATTATCTGGGACCGCCAAACGGGCCAACCGATTTACAACGCGATTAGTTGGTCATCAACACAATCACAATCAATTGCGGATGCGCTCAATAATGCCGGGCATGCTGAGATGATTCGTGAGAAAACGGGATTGCCAATCAGTGCTTACTTCTCAGCGACTAAGATTCGTTGGATTCTAGACCACGTTGCCGGGGCACAAGAACGAGCTGAAGCGGGGGAACTTGTTTTTGGAACGGTAGATACGTGGCTACTCTGGCAATTAACAGATGGGGAAACGCATGCGACAGATGCAAGTAATGCCTCACGAACGATGCTTTATAACATTCACACACAAGCGTGGGATGAAGAACTATTGCAGTTATTCAACATTCCAGCAAGCATGTTACCAACGGTTCATACCAGCAGTGAAGTGATTGCGCAGACGAATCCGATGCAATTCTTTGGTGGTCGGGTGCCAGTTGCCAGTGTTATCGGTGACCAAAACGCGTCATTGGTTGGGCAACTAGCACTTGAGCCAGGTACGATTAAAAACACGTACGGGGCCGGTGCTTTCTTGTTGATGAACACTGGTAAGGAGCCGGTTGCGTCACAAAACCAATTGGTAACGACAATTGCTTATCAAGTTGGGGATGAACCAACCTACGCATTGGAAGGATCGATTTTCTCAGCGGGGTCAGCTGTGCAATGGTTGCATGACCGTTTGGGATTGATCGAAACACAATTGGATGCGTGGCAGTTGGCCGAAAAGTCACAAAACAACGATGAAGTTTATGTTGTGCCGGCCTTTAACGGATTGGGTGCACCTTACTGGGATCCACAAGCTCGTGGAGCGGTGTTCGGTATGACGCGTGGGACGGATAAGGCTGACTTTGTGAAGGCGACATTGCAATCAATCGCTTATCAAACGGCTGATATTTTGGCGATTATGAAGGCCGAATCTAAGTACGATGTCGTGAAGATGAAGGCGGATGGAACGGTTTCACGTAATCCGTACTTGATGCAATTCCAAGCCGACATCGCGAACATCGAAATTGAGCGTTCAATTGATGAGGACACAACGCCACTTGGCGCTGCGTTCTTAGCTGGCTTGGCAGTAGGCTACTGGCAGAACCTATCAGACCTCGCACAATACATTCAACGTGGCCGTCATTTCGATGTTGCCTTGCCGGTCGAACGTCGCGACGCCCTTTTGAACGGATGGCATAACGCAATCGCTGCAACGCGATACTTTTCCGAGGGTTAA